In the genome of Actinobacillus lignieresii, the window CGGCTGCTGCTCAATACAAGCGGTCAAATTTTTGCCTAATTTTGCCAGCTCCACCACGACACCTAATTGTGCTAAATTCAGTTCACTTGCTTTTAATGTCGTTTTACCGAAATGACCGAGATCCGACACCTGAATCTGTTGGATTGGCGTTGCAATTTGCTGAATTTGTTCGGCAAGTGAGCTGCCGGCAAGCGGTCGAATTTGCGCAAATTTTTGCAAACTGCCTTGTGCCAACGCAATACTACGTGCATCAAAACCGCCTTGTTGCGCATAATCAGGCAACTGTTTTTCCACGATCGCAATCCGCATTTTATGCTGCGACAAGCTACTTAACGCCAATGCCAGTACCGAACCGGTCACCGCACCGCCAACAATAACCACATCAAATCGCTCTGCCATTTCCACCTCTTATTCAAATACACGTAATACATCAAGCGGATAGCTCTCACCGCTCAAATAATCTTCGAGTGATTGAGTGACTAACGGATTTCGCTCACATTGCCCATCTTGCTGAATAAAGTGTTTAAACTCCTCCAAACTCAACCAAAAGCCTTGGGTAATATCGCTATCCTGCGGAGCAATCGGCACAAAATCGTCTAACTCAACCGCAAATACAAAACGTAAATAATCGGTCTGTGAACGAGGTGCGTGCCATTGATAAATCTTAATTAAACGTTGAGCTTCAGCACGAATCCCAGTTTCTTCGAATAACTCTCTACTCGCTCCTTCCAATAAGGTTTCATTTGCTTCCAAATGCCCTGCCGGTTGGTTTAAGGTTCGTTTACCGTATTCGATTTCTTCCACAAATAAAAACTTACCTTTGCAATGTACCACACAGGCTAAAGTGATATTCGGTTTATGCATACCCTTAAATAACCTCGATTAACGGCTTCATAGTGTCCGCTTCAAGTAAACGACCGACTCTAAATAAAGGTATGTTTGCTTGTTTTGCAATTTGTTGCACTTTTTCGACCGCTTGCGGACGCACTGCAATTAACAAACCGCCGGAAGTTTGCGGATCACACAAAATCGCCTTTTGTTCATCGCTCATGGCTGAAATTAGATGCCCATAACTGTCAAAGTTACGTTTAGTTCCACCCGGCACCGCACCTTGTGCGATATAGTCTTTCACACCGTCAAGCGTATGGATTTCGGCAGAATTCACTTCGGCACGTACATTAGAACCTTGGCAAATTTCACTTAAATGCCCTAATAAACCGAAACCGGTTACATCCGTCATCGCTGTAACATCAGCTAATTGAGAGAACTGTACACCAATTAAATTAATTTGACACATCACGTCACGTGCAAGATTCTGATGTTCCGCTTTCAATAAACCTTTTTTCTCAGCGGTTGTTAATACGCCGATACCAAGCGGTTTAGTTAAAAATAACTCACTGCCAACTTCTGCCGAAGCATTCTTTTTCACTTGCTCGGTACTAACCGTTCCGGTTACCGCCAGCCCGAAAATCGGTTCAGGCGAATCAATCGAATGGCCGCCGGCTAAGGCAATACCGGCTTGCTGACAAGCAAAACGCCCACCTTCCACAATTTTTTGCGCCACTTCCGCCGGCAATTTGTTTACCGGAAAGCCTAAAATGGCAATCGCCATAATCGGCTTACCGCCCATCGCAAACACATCACTTAACGCATTTGCCGCCGCAATGCGTCCGAAATCAAACGGATCGTCCACAATCGGCATAAAAAAGTCTGTGGTACTGATAATACCAATGCCATTACCGATATCATAAACAGCGGCATCATCAGCGGTTTCATTCCCCACTAATAAATTCGGATCAATAAATTTTTCCAGCTGACTTTGTAAAATTGTCCCTAACACCTTAGGAGAAATTTTACAGCCTCAACCGGCACCGTGACTGTATTGCGTCAAACGAATCGGTTCTTCCGCCATTTTATACCTCGTAATCTATCTCTGAATTCGGTTATTGTACGCCAACAAGCGGTCAGATTTGAGAAATTTTTTACAAAAATCCCCAAAAAAACGACCGCTTGAGCTATAATTCTCGGTCAATTTTAAAAGAGGGAAAAATAATGTTTGAACTAAATCCAATTAAAACTCAATTAGCCGATTTAACCGAGCGTACTAACGTACTTCGGGGGTATCTTTGACTTTGATGCCAAAGTCGAGCGTTTAGAAGAAGTTAATGCCGAATTAGAACAGCCGGAAATTTGGAATACGCCGGAAAAAGCGCAAGCGTTAGGTAAAGAACGTTCGGCGTTAGAAATGGTGGTCAATACGATTCGTGCGTTGGATCAAGGTGTGGAAGATGTCGAAGGCTTAATCGAATTAGCCGTAGAAGCGGAAGACGAGGATACGTTTAACGAAGCACAAGCTGAAGCGAATGAATTAGAAGAAAAATTAGCGAAGCTTGAATTCCAACGTATGTTTAGCGGCCAGCACGATGCGGCGGATTGCTATGTCGATTTACAAGCCGGTTCAGGCGGTACGGAAGCGCAAGACTGGACGGAAATGTTACTGCGTATGTATTTACGTTGGGCGGAAAGCAAGGGCTTTAAAACCGAGTTAATCGAGGTGTCGGACGGTGATGTTGCCGGATTGAAATCGGCAACTGTGAAAATCACCGGCGAATATGCGTTCGGTTGGTTACGTACCGAAACCGGTATTCACCGCTTAGTGCGTAAATCGCCATTTGATTCGAATAACCGCCGTCATACTTCATTTGCGGCAGCTTTCGTTTATCCGGAAATTGATGATGATATTGATATCGAAATCAACCCGGCTGATTTACGTATTGATGTGTACCGTGCGTCCGGTGCGGGTGGTCAGCACGTTAATAAAACCGAATCGGCGGTGCGTATTACGCATATTCCGTCCGGTATTGTGGTGCAATGCCAGAACGGCCGTTCGCAACATCAAAACAAAGATCAATGTATGAAGCAGCTTAAAGCGAAATTATACGAGATGGAAATGATGAAGAAGAATGCGGAAAAACAAGCGATAGAAGAAAGTAAATCGGATATCGGTTGGGGCAGCCAAATTCGTTCGTATGTGTTAGACGACTCTCGTATCAAAGATTTGCGTACCGGAGTGGAAAATCGTAATACGCAAGCGGTACTTGACGGTGATTTAGATAAATTTATTGAAGCCAGCCTTAAAGCGGGGCTTTAGTTGCAAGCGGTTAAATTTGTAAGAAATATTGCAAATTTGACCGCTTATTTTTTACTCGGGAGCCGGACTATGTTTTTCGAATCTTTGCAATTTAGTATAGGGGTAATGCTACCGACCATTCTTTTGATGTTATTGGGGATTTTTTTGCGCCGTCGCAAATTTGTGGATGACGACTTTTGTAATACCGCCTCAAAAGTGATGTTTAATTTCGCATTACCGACAATGTTATTTTTAAATGTGGTAAAGAGTCCGTTGGACTATTCCAAAGATCTTAACCTCATTTTTGCCGGATTAAGCGGTACGTTAATTATTTATCTGATAGCGGAATGGTGGGCGGCAAAATATATCCGTGAGCGGGGTTATCGTTGTATTTTTACGCAAGGCGTCTTTCGTACGAATGCGGCAATTCTAGGGCTTGCACTGACTATCAACGCTTACGGCGAAGCCGGACTTGCCACCGTTTCAATTTATACCGCTTCATTGGTCATTTTATTTAATGTATTAAGCGTCATTACCATTTTAAATTCATTAAGCGATCAAAAGCCTAGTGCCGCCAGACTTGCTGCCGCAGTAGCGAAAAACCCTCTTATTCAGGCAATAGTATTAGGAATCGTAGTCAATTACTTACAGATTCGGATTCCTAAGCCCTTAATGCAAACGGCACAATCTCTCGCTAATATTACTTTGCCGATGGCATTAATCTGTATCGGTGCGACCTTAGATTTTAAAGCGTTAAGTCAATTTCGCCAACAAACGGCGGAAAGCGAGCTGACTCGCGTGGTGCTTTATGCGTCCTTTTCGCGCTTAATATTGGCTCCGCTTTTCTTATTTATCTTAGGTAAGTGGGTATTTGTACTGAACCCGATGCAACTCGGCATTTTGTTTCTGACGGCTACGGCTCCGGTTGCCGCGGCAACTTATGCGATGGTACGAGCCTACGGAGGAAATGGTAAAGGTGCGGCAAATTTAATCGGTATAACCACTATCGGCTCAATATTTACCGCCAGTTTAGGCTTATTTATCTTACATCAATTAGCTTGGATTTAAAGTAAAAAAGCAGCGTATAAAAACGCTGCTTTTTTCAATTTTAAAGTTGTTCCGCTTGTTCTAAAATTTTCTGCTGTTCCAAAGCCAATTTTTCCAAACGGCGTTGCTCGCGCCGCTGTTCGTCTTCCGCTTCCCAAACATTATAAGCCTGTACGATTTTAGCTACTACCGGATGGCGCACAATATCATGGCTGTCGAAATAGTTAAAACTTAGATCAGGCACATCTTTCAACACTTCCATGGCATGTTTTAAACCCGATTTTTGACTACGAGGCAAATCGACTTGGGTAATATCGCCCGTAATGACCGCTTTTGAATTAAAGCCGATACGGGTTAAGAACATCTTCATCTGTTCCGTCGTGGTATTTTGGCTTTCGTCTAAAATAATAAACGCATCATTTAGCGTACGCCCGCGCATATAAGCAAGCGGTGCGATTTCAATCACATTGCGTTCCATCAATTTTTGCGCTTTTTCAAAACCTAACATTTCAAATAACGCATCATATAACGGTCTTAAATAGGGTTCGATTTTTTGCCCGAGATCACCGGGTAAAAAACCTAATTTTTCACCCGCTTCAACCGCCGGGCGAGTCAGTAAAATTCGACGAATTTCTTGCCGTTCAAGCGATTCTACCGCTGCCGCCACCGCAAGAAAGGTTTTGCCCGTTCCCGCCGGTCCGATACCGAAACTAATATCGTGGCTAAGAATATTTCTTAAATAGGCTTGTTGGTGTTCGCCGCGCGGTTTAATTACACCGCGTTTCGTTTTAATCGAAATCTCGCCTTGTGAACCGGATACCCATTGATTTTGCAATAACATTCGGCTTTCCTGAATCGCCAAATGAATATCTTCCAAATCAAGTTCTTTAATTTTGCCTTTAATCGGTGCAGTATCGGTATAAAGTCGTTTTAATAACTTTGCCGCATTTTGAATTAAAGTCGCCGAATAATGGCTGCCTTCAGCCGATTGAATCGAAAAAGAAAAACCGTTACGGGCAATAACCAGATTAAAACTTTTTTCAATTAAAGTTAAATGCTCGTCAAATGCGCCGCAAAGCGATTGTAAACGAGCGTTATCCTGTGGTTCTAAAGTGAAGAGAATTTCGTTCAAAACATATCCTATTTTAGTTCACCGAAATTTTCCGGAATACTTTGTAAAAGTTTTCCCCAAATTTCGCTGCTTGATTGGCGATTTTGCGCCATAATCAATGAGGCTTTCTCATGATCTTTTTCTACACACGCATTTAATAAGTCACGATAAAATTTTAATGTCAGCTGACGGCAAACGGGATCGGCAAAGAAAATACTTGCGACTTGATGATACATACCTTTAAAGCTGTTTAAAATCAAGGCATATACCGGTTTATTTGCGGTAAAAGTAAATTGTCTAAACAGTTTATAATCAAAAGTGGCAAATGCATCCGCCGTATCTTCCAATTCATCCAATTGATTAAAAAATGCGACACATGCTTCCGCATTTAATCTTACCGCCTCCGGAATATAAGATTCCGCCATACGAGTTCGTAGTGAAACTACATTCGCAATAATAACCGGAAGGTATGATCTATCTAATTTAATAATCGTGCTGATTATATTCGGCCCTGCCGTTTCCCACACGTCATTCACTCGGGTCGGTTTTCCATGCTGAATATGTAACCAACCGTCACGCGCCAGTCTTTGTAACACTTCTCGTAATGTTGTTCTGGTTACTCCGATTTTATCCGCCAACTCACGTTCGGCAGGCAAATCCGTCCCCGCCGGAAATTTATTATTCCAAATACTTCTGACAATATATTCTTCTGCCAGTGCCGCAGGACTTTGAGCTTTTAAAATATAAGAGTTGTCCATGTATAAAATTCCCTGCTCCGCAAAAGTGACCCAAAATTAAAAAAAGAAACAATTTTTATTCAAAATCAAAAAAAATCTCGTAAAAAATGAGATAAAGGCTATTATCCTTTAATCTAAACTGGATTACAATTAACAAAACTTATTATTTTAATGGAGGTTCTTAATGGATAGCTCGAACGCTATATTTAAAAGCTTTTTAGGTAAAGCTCCCGAATGGTACAAAATCTGTATTATCGCTTTTTTAGTTATTAATCCGTTAATTTACTTTTTTATTAGCCCTTTCGTTGCCGGCTGGGCATTAGTCGCAGAATTCATCTTTACCTTATCCATGGCATTAAAATGCTATCCGTTACAACCCGGCGGTCTGTTAGCAATTGAAGCGGTTTTCATCGGGATGACCTCCGCTCACCACGTTAAAGAAGAAATCATGGCTAACTTTGAAGTAATTTTATTATTAATGTTCATGGTTGCCGGTATTTATTTTATGAAGCAATTGCTTTTATATGTATTTACCAAATTGTTAATTGTTATCCATTCTAAGAAAATTCTTTCTCTTGCGTTTTGTTTAAGTGCAACGTTCCTTTCAGCCTTCTTAGACGCATTAACCGTTATTGCGGTAATTATCAGTGTCGGTACCGGTTTCTACGGTGTTTACCATAAAGTCGCATCAGGTAACAGCTTCGAAGATTCGACGGATATTAGTAATGACGAAAAAATTATTACGAATAAAGAAATTCTCGAACAATTCCGTGCCTTCTTACGTAGTCTTTTAATGCATGCTGCCGTCGGTAGTGCTTTAGGCGGTGTAATGACCATGGTCGGCGAACCGCAAAACTTAATTATTGCCGGTCAAGCGGAATGGGGCTTCGTTGAATTCTTACTACGCGTATTGCCTGTTAGTTTACCGGTTTTAATTTGCGGTGTAATTACTTGCATATTGTTAGAACACTTTAAAATTTTCGGTTATGGAGCGCGTTTACCGCGCCGCGTATGGGGCGTACTTGCTCGTTATAATTTATTAAAAGAGCAACGTATGACTCAACAAGATCGTGTAAAAATGGGCATCCAAGCGTTAGCGGGGATTTGGTTGATTGTCGGTCTGGCGCTCCATCTTGCCGATGTTGGTATTATCGGTTTAACTATCATCATTATCTGTACGGCGTTTTGCGGTATTACCGATGAACATGCAATCGGTCGTTCATTCCAAGAACCGATGCCGTTTACCGCGTTAATCGTAGTCTTCTTTACGGTTGTTGCCGTCATTGTCGATCTGAAATTATTCGAGCCGATTATCAGTTACGTGCTTTCTGCCGATCCTCATTCTCAATTGGCATTGTTCTATGTATTTAACGGCTTATTATCGATGATTTCGGATAACGTATTCGTCGGTACGGTGTATATTAACGAAGCGAAAACCGCACTCGAATCGGCAATTATTAGTCGTGAACAATTCGATTTAATTGCGGTGGCAATCAATACCGGCACGAACTTACCGTCTGTCGCAACACCAAACGGACAAGCGGCGTTCCTATTCTTGCTTACTTCACCGTTTGCACCGTTAATCCGACTTTCATACGGTAAAATGTTATATATGGCATTGCCTTATACGATCGTGCTTTCTATCATCGGCTTCTTATCATTAGAGTTTTTACTTCCGCCACTTACAGAGCTAATGTCTAACTGGGGTTGGATCATTACTCGATAATTCAAAGAATCTCCCCTAAAAGTGGGGAGATTTTTTACGAAAACCGAACAAAATCAGGTACAATGTAAAAATTATTCAGACCAGAGGTGCCTATTATGCTCAGTTACTTTAAAGAACTCTCATTAAATCGAACCGCATGGTTACTGCTTGCTTTTGTTGCTTTCGCACTTGAAGCAAGTGCCATTTATTTTCAATACGGAATGGGATTAGTGCCTTGCGTAATGTGCGTTTATGAACGTTTGGCAATTTTCGGATTACTTATCGCTGGG includes:
- a CDS encoding PhoH family protein, giving the protein MNEILFTLEPQDNARLQSLCGAFDEHLTLIEKSFNLVIARNGFSFSIQSAEGSHYSATLIQNAAKLLKRLYTDTAPIKGKIKELDLEDIHLAIQESRMLLQNQWVSGSQGEISIKTKRGVIKPRGEHQQAYLRNILSHDISFGIGPAGTGKTFLAVAAAVESLERQEIRRILLTRPAVEAGEKLGFLPGDLGQKIEPYLRPLYDALFEMLGFEKAQKLMERNVIEIAPLAYMRGRTLNDAFIILDESQNTTTEQMKMFLTRIGFNSKAVITGDITQVDLPRSQKSGLKHAMEVLKDVPDLSFNYFDSHDIVRHPVVAKIVQAYNVWEAEDEQRREQRRLEKLALEQQKILEQAEQL
- the fadR gene encoding fatty acid metabolism transcriptional regulator FadR; translated protein: MDNSYILKAQSPAALAEEYIVRSIWNNKFPAGTDLPAERELADKIGVTRTTLREVLQRLARDGWLHIQHGKPTRVNDVWETAGPNIISTIIKLDRSYLPVIIANVVSLRTRMAESYIPEAVRLNAEACVAFFNQLDELEDTADAFATFDYKLFRQFTFTANKPVYALILNSFKGMYHQVASIFFADPVCRQLTLKFYRDLLNACVEKDHEKASLIMAQNRQSSSEIWGKLLQSIPENFGELK
- a CDS encoding NUDIX hydrolase → MHKPNITLACVVHCKGKFLFVEEIEYGKRTLNQPAGHLEANETLLEGASRELFEETGIRAEAQRLIKIYQWHAPRSQTDYLRFVFAVELDDFVPIAPQDSDITQGFWLSLEEFKHFIQQDGQCERNPLVTQSLEDYLSGESYPLDVLRVFE
- the prfB gene encoding peptide chain release factor 2 (programmed frameshift), which encodes MFELNPIKTQLADLTERTNVLRGYLDFDAKVERLEEVNAELEQPEIWNTPEKAQALGKERSALEMVVNTIRALDQGVEDVEGLIELAVEAEDEDTFNEAQAEANELEEKLAKLEFQRMFSGQHDAADCYVDLQAGSGGTEAQDWTEMLLRMYLRWAESKGFKTELIEVSDGDVAGLKSATVKITGEYAFGWLRTETGIHRLVRKSPFDSNNRRHTSFAAAFVYPEIDDDIDIEINPADLRIDVYRASGAGGQHVNKTESAVRITHIPSGIVVQCQNGRSQHQNKDQCMKQLKAKLYEMEMMKKNAEKQAIEESKSDIGWGSQIRSYVLDDSRIKDLRTGVENRNTQAVLDGDLDKFIEASLKAGL
- a CDS encoding AEC family transporter, with protein sequence MQAVKFVRNIANLTAYFLLGSRTMFFESLQFSIGVMLPTILLMLLGIFLRRRKFVDDDFCNTASKVMFNFALPTMLFLNVVKSPLDYSKDLNLIFAGLSGTLIIYLIAEWWAAKYIRERGYRCIFTQGVFRTNAAILGLALTINAYGEAGLATVSIYTASLVILFNVLSVITILNSLSDQKPSAARLAAAVAKNPLIQAIVLGIVVNYLQIRIPKPLMQTAQSLANITLPMALICIGATLDFKALSQFRQQTAESELTRVVLYASFSRLILAPLFLFILGKWVFVLNPMQLGILFLTATAPVAAATYAMVRAYGGNGKGAANLIGITTIGSIFTASLGLFILHQLAWI
- the selD gene encoding selenide, water dikinase SelD, whose protein sequence is MAEEPIRLTQYSHGAGUGCKISPKVLGTILQSQLEKFIDPNLLVGNETADDAAVYDIGNGIGIISTTDFFMPIVDDPFDFGRIAAANALSDVFAMGGKPIMAIAILGFPVNKLPAEVAQKIVEGGRFACQQAGIALAGGHSIDSPEPIFGLAVTGTVSTEQVKKNASAEVGSELFLTKPLGIGVLTTAEKKGLLKAEHQNLARDVMCQINLIGVQFSQLADVTAMTDVTGFGLLGHLSEICQGSNVRAEVNSAEIHTLDGVKDYIAQGAVPGGTKRNFDSYGHLISAMSDEQKAILCDPQTSGGLLIAVRPQAVEKVQQIAKQANIPLFRVGRLLEADTMKPLIEVI
- the nhaB gene encoding sodium/proton antiporter NhaB, producing MDSSNAIFKSFLGKAPEWYKICIIAFLVINPLIYFFISPFVAGWALVAEFIFTLSMALKCYPLQPGGLLAIEAVFIGMTSAHHVKEEIMANFEVILLLMFMVAGIYFMKQLLLYVFTKLLIVIHSKKILSLAFCLSATFLSAFLDALTVIAVIISVGTGFYGVYHKVASGNSFEDSTDISNDEKIITNKEILEQFRAFLRSLLMHAAVGSALGGVMTMVGEPQNLIIAGQAEWGFVEFLLRVLPVSLPVLICGVITCILLEHFKIFGYGARLPRRVWGVLARYNLLKEQRMTQQDRVKMGIQALAGIWLIVGLALHLADVGIIGLTIIIICTAFCGITDEHAIGRSFQEPMPFTALIVVFFTVVAVIVDLKLFEPIISYVLSADPHSQLALFYVFNGLLSMISDNVFVGTVYINEAKTALESAIISREQFDLIAVAINTGTNLPSVATPNGQAAFLFLLTSPFAPLIRLSYGKMLYMALPYTIVLSIIGFLSLEFLLPPLTELMSNWGWIITR